The following nucleotide sequence is from Chaetodon auriga isolate fChaAug3 chromosome 19, fChaAug3.hap1, whole genome shotgun sequence.
attttgacagtcaGCAGTAATGCTTTTGGTcgttttttcttttgattttttgtttttttcctttgaataTTCTGATTAATAAAAAAGCtatgtgatgacatcatcaaccGCATCATCAGTTTTTATgtgaataaaatatgaaagaaaaaataagaatcTGGTGATCTGTGGCGAGATTGAACACTTTATTCTGATCCTGTGTAAAAAGGGAAGTGACATCACGGCAGTGACGCCTGTCATGTTTCTCTAAGCGTTAACAGTCACAGTCCGTCAGATGCTGTGATCCAAAGTGACGTTCATATCAACTCACACAGCGATGGCGCAGCGAacgaaccaccgacctcctgattggtggacgactgCGCTACCTCCTCAGCCGCGCCGTTGGTAACATGATTCAATGGGCggagcttgtgtttgtttttgaagaagacagaaataaaatgttccATCAGATCGTGAAGCAATCAATCAGGATTTCTGCATGAAAATGTTGATGAGAattaaacatacacatttacTTTGTGTAGTTTTGGTAACTTTTGTGAATTACATCAGTCTTTGAAGTCTTACCTTCAGTTCAACCTTTAGTTTCAATTAACGATATGTTGAATATGCCAGGAATCAACTCAATCAACTCAGGCAAGCACTCGTTCACAATAGACTTCTCTTGTCTTCAAAGGTGAAACTAGCAAAATGGCGTCCATGCCTTCTCCGCTGAAAAAATCCTGGAAAGGCATTAATCCAGAAGTCAGCGCCTCTCTGAACGTAGCCCCAAGACTCACTCATGCATTGAATCCGTTAAATGACAAACTTCACCCTCCTGATAGGAAACTTTAAAATCTGTAACACAGTGACagattattatttaattatctCTGCTCACTACAATTTACCTCAATCTCActcatttggtgttttaaaGCCCATGATCATGCTCCACATATTTTACATCCTTTACTCAGCCTCCAGTGGCTTCTATCTACGTTTATGTGCAAGAGAACCCATAAATGACAAGAGAACCAATAGATGACAAGAGAACCAATAAACAATGAGAACCTATAAACGATGAGAGAACCAAAAAACTACAAGAGAACCAATAAACGACAAGAACCAATAAACAACAAGAGAACCAATAAACGACGAGAAGCCATAAATGACAAGAGAACCAAAAAACTACAAGAGAATCAACGAACTGTGAAGAAGTTTCTTCGCTCACACAGATCGTGTACATGACGTCACCTGCAGTCACTCTTCCTCTCTACATCATGACCGCGGTCTTCCTCAGCAGTTTACAGACGCCTGCTGGTGAGGAAACGAAGCAACACTTTatcaatgaaaaaacaaaccaactTTTGTTTACATGAAGAAATTGAAATATTTTGAGGATTAGCTTCAACATTAAATCATAAgtttaatattttatatttgaaTAAAAGTGTTGTATCTTCACTCGCTCTTCTCTCTTTGTCGCCTGCTGCAGTGTTGCAGGAAGTGGCGAATGCCCCCCCAGCAGAGGGCGGTGGCAGTCGTTAAGGCAACCAGCAGGGCGGCACCAGTGTCGATGCTGTGATACTGGAACCAGTTCAGGTCATGTGACGCCAGCCGCAAGTGTCGCGCTCCACCGTGCCGCATCACAAACTCCACCCAGAAGACGGCGGTGCTCAGCGGGGTGACCGGCTGGTCGTGGTGCAGCGCAGACAGATGCTCCATACTGGACTTGTAGCTAAGCATCATGGGAAAATAAAGCAGgtcacatctgtgttttattcttaAATATTAGTAAAGCAAGGAAACCGAAAACTTAATTCAACAAGTTTGAGTGTCCAAGAAATATTGAAACTAAAGCTTCCTGTGACGTCGCCTCACCCTCGCTCATGGATAACAGCACGCAGCGCCTCTGTCAGCTCATCAGAGGTCATAAGGTTGAAGTCAAGGACGACGGCGGCGCCGCGGTGGCTCAGACGGGCGAGATTATGGCGCTGGTCAGCAAACAGTGGGATTCCGACCATCGGCACAGCGTGATACACGGCCTCGTACAGCCCATTGGTGCCACCGTGTGTCACAAACGCTCTGGTCTTTGGGTGACctgagagggaggaaacagtcacactgtgggacTCGCCCTCCTGCAGGTCACCATAATATAAATCTttaattttaggatgaagactgaggttcaggttaaggtttggttggagtaactctccaggaaatgagCGTAAGTCCGTGTAATGCCCCCACAAATTATGTATACAcgacgatgtgtgtgtgtgtgtgtgtgtgtgtgtgtgtgtgtgtgtgtgtgtgtgtgtgtgtgtgtgtgtgtgtgtgtacccagcAGGTCGTTCTGAGGGATCCAATCAGAAAGTTTCGTGTTTGCTGACAAAGTTTTGGGAATTTCTCCGCTGAACCTCCAAatcacctgagcacagacacaaagccaCACCTTTCAATTTCATTTCTATATCTGTATGAGCAGTTCTAACATGAACGCTAAACGTTCAGTGATGCATGTAATACATTTGTATATTTAACAGATAAAATAACCAAATGTTCCAATGATTATGTTCACATTACATTATCATGTGATCACATTATTGATCAGAACCAGAATCAGGCACAATGTTTTCCAAACAGAAGTTGATGTAGTCCAGCTTTTgcacttttctttgtgaagaATGTTTGATGAATGTTTCTGCTGAGTATCTTAATCTTTAATAATACATCGTGATTTATTACTtcattatattttgtatttagaatctgaatgtgtgaactAACCAGTGACTAGTGATATCAGACTCACAGTCAGAGTTTAGAAGAAATCTAAACTGAAGTTAAATACAGGTCAGACCTGAACACAGTGACTTCCTATccacacaggaaacagcaccatgaggcttttattctgaagggaCGGATCAGTAATTTTCTTTCTATCTAGATTGATAGAATAGATAGATCTAGCTCAGTAACCAGATAATAAAATTCATTTGGATGGCTTTCCGGACTGAAAACTGAGTTTTCCTGACATCCCTGAATGGATATTTCTCTGTCTGCAAGTGGGTGGAGCTTCTGACCTTCTGTGGGATTCGTCCGAAAGCCGTGGCGATGACATCAGCACGCTCTGTTGAAAGGTTGGTTACCATGGAGCCGAAGGAAACCACCACCACACCGGCATCACCAGAACTCTGCATGAATGCCTCCAAGTCCTAGAAgaagtgacatcatcatgaCCTCATCATGATCAATTTTTGCGCATTtaagattagattcaac
It contains:
- the LOC143337618 gene encoding UDP-glucuronosyltransferase 2A1-like isoform X3, translating into MVLFPVRTGSPSRVCRSLGKADIWLIRTFWDLETPRPTPPHFKHVGGLHCKPANQLPEDLEAFMQSSGDAGVVVVSFGSMVTNLSTERADVIATAFGRIPQKVIWRFSGEIPKTLSANTKLSDWIPQNDLLGHPKTRAFVTHGGTNGLYEAVYHAVPMVGIPLFADQRHNLARLSHRGAAVVLDFNLMTSDELTEALRAVIHERGYKSSMEHLSALHHDQPVTPLSTAVFWVEFVMRHGGARHLRLASHDLNWFQYHSIDTGAALLVALTTATALCWGGIRHFLQHCSRRQREKSDRRL